One window of the Rhipicephalus sanguineus isolate Rsan-2018 chromosome 4, BIME_Rsan_1.4, whole genome shotgun sequence genome contains the following:
- the LOC119389615 gene encoding elongation factor Tu, mitochondrial, with product MASTILHRLVGSSSHITFKTLVSKQCSAPCASRLWVAQRFLATPTPATAKKVYQREKPHCNIGTIGHVDHGKTTLTAAITKVLAEEKLAAAKKYEEIDNAPEEQARGITINVAHVEYATKNRHYSHTDCPGHADYIKNMITGTSQMDGAILVVAATDGAMPQTREHLLLAKQIGIEHIVVFLNKADAADKEMLELVEMELRELLTEFGFKGDEVPIITGSALYALEDKEPELGRQAVLKLLETVDTHIPTPVRDLDKPFLLSIESVHSIPGRGTVVTGRLDRGTLKKGMDCEILGHNKYFKSAVTGIETYHKILEEAQAGDQLGALVRGVKRDELRRGMVMCKPGTIQQHDRFEAQVYVLKKEEGGKEKPILKYYQPTMYSRTFDITARVFVEGRDMVMPGEDARLEIRLFQPMAIEQGQRFTLREGRITAGTGVITKVLPNLNEEERQDLRKSQKQREKDALKKAAAQKSS from the coding sequence ATGGCGAGCACAATCCTTCATCGGTTGGTGGGAAGCAGCTCCCACATAACGTTCAAGACCCTAGTGAGCAAGCAGTGTTCGGCACCGTGCGCCTCCCGGTTATGGGTCGCCCAGCGCTTCTTGGCCACACCGACGCCCGCAACGGCGAAAAAGGTTTACCAGAGAGAGAAGCCGCACTGTAACATCGGCACGATCGGTCACGTCGACCACGGTAAGACTACGCTCACGGCTGCCATAACGAAGGTGCTCGCCGAGGAGAAGCTGGCGGCCGCTAAGAAGTACGAGGAGATCGACAATGCGCCCGAGGAACAGGCGCGTGGTATCACCATCAACGTGGCTCACGTGGAGTACGCCACGAAAAACAGGCACTACAGCCACACCGACTGTCCCGGCCACGCCGACTATATCAAGAACATGATCACTGGAACGTCTCAGATGGACGGCGCCATTCTGGTGGTGGCCGCTACCGACGGTGCCATGCCGCAGACCAGGGAGCACTTGCTGCTCGCCAAGCAGATCGGCATCGAGCATATAGTGGTTTTCTTGAACAAGGCCGACGCGGCCGACAAGGAAATGCTGGAGTTGGTGGAGATGGAGCTTCGCGAGCTGCTCACGGAGTTCGGCTTTAAGGGCGACGAGGTACCCATCATCACCGGATCTGCCCTCTACGCGCTCGAGGACAAGGAGCCCGAACTGGGCAGGCAAGCCGTGCTAAAGCTTCTCGAAACCGTGGACACTCATATCCCGACGCCCGTGCGTGATTTGGACAAGCCTTTCCTGCTTTCCATCGAGTCCGTTCACTCCATACCCGGCCGTGGCACGGTAGTCACTGGTCGGCTGGACCGCGGCACCCTGAAGAAAGGCATGGACTGCGAGATACTCGGCCACAACAAGTACTTCAAGTCGGCTGTTACGGGAATCGAGACGTACCACAAGATCTTGGAGGAGGCGCAAGCCGGTGACCAACTTGGAGCTCTGGTGAGAGGCGTCAAGCGAGACGAACTTCGGAGAGGCATGGTGATGTGCAAGCCGGGCACCATTCAACAGCACGACCGCTTCGAAGCACAAGTGTACGTTTTGAAGAAGGAGGAAGGCGGCAAGGAGAAGCCGATTCTCAAGTACTACCAGCCCACGATGTACTCTAGAACGTTCGACATCACCGCTAGGGTGTTTGTCGAAGGCCGCGACATGGTGATGCCCGGAGAAGACGCCAGGCTGGAAATCCGATTGTTCCAGCCCATGGCGATAGAGCAGGGGCAGCGTTTTACCCTCCGGGAAGGCCGAATTACGGCGGGAACCGGGGTCATCACCAAGGTCTTGCCCAACTTGAACGAAGAGGAGAGGCAGGACCTCCGCAAGTCccagaagcagagagagaaggaCGCCTTGAAGAAGGCGGCTGCGCAGAAGTCATCGTAG